A region of Candidatus Aegiribacteria sp. DNA encodes the following proteins:
- a CDS encoding 4Fe-4S dicluster domain-containing protein — protein sequence MSESRKYPFPLIDSDICKGCKLCIAACPTNVLVISEKLNSKGFHFSEYIGEGCVGCGNCFYTCPEPSAVTVYLKDYVPEEVI from the coding sequence TTGAGTGAAAGCAGGAAATACCCATTCCCGTTAATTGACTCGGACATATGTAAGGGATGTAAGCTCTGCATTGCAGCTTGCCCGACAAATGTACTTGTCATTTCGGAGAAATTGAACTCCAAGGGTTTTCATTTCTCGGAGTATATCGGTGAAGGTTGCGTAGGGTGCGGCAACTGTTTCTATACGTGCCCTGAACCAAGCGCGGTTACCGTTTACTTGAAGGATTATGTACCAGAGGAGGTGATCTGA